The DNA region ATCAACGCGCGATATCATTAAAACAGCGATTGGACTTCATAAGACGGTGTGTGTGCCGAGATGTCTGCCGGATTACGCCATGGAAGCTGTGGCCATAAACGATATTGAAGAACTGGAAAACGGTTTATATGGGATACCGACCGTGAAAAAAGAAGGGAATATCATTCCGACTTCCATGATCGATCTCACCGTATTGCCATGCCTATGTGCTGATGCGGAAGGATACAGAATCGGATACGGTAAGGGGTATTACGACCGATTTTTGACCGATTATAAAGGATTTTCAGTCGTGCTGTGCAGAAAAGAACTGCTGGTGGATCAGATTCCTGTCGAGTCCCATGATCAAAAAGTTGATTTTGTCATTGCAACATAGTATTAAAAATTCATTTTAAAGGAGAAAATCATGACTCAACCTGTTTGCGAAACACTGAAAAACCCCGAGCGGTGGTTTGAAAAGGCCAAAGAGCTGACGCCGGAAAAAATGAAAGCGGCTTTGGATGCCGCACTTTTGCGGATCGATCATGGGATGGAACTTTATAAGGGCGGCGTTTTTCCGAGCGCCACCACGGATCCCCTGTATATCTACCCGGAAACCGAAAACAAGGGTTGGACCGAGGGTTTTTGGAGCGGCATGCTTTGGCTGGCGTATCAGTTGACGGGGCAGCAGAAATACCGCACGGCTGCCGAGGAGACGGTCGCGAGTTTTATTGACCGGATGGACAAACAGATCAATGTCCATTTTCACGATATGGGATTCTTATACGGCCTGTCCTGCGTGATGGCGTACGAGATCACGGGCGACGAACGGGCGAAGGAA from Oscillospiraceae bacterium includes:
- a CDS encoding 5-formyltetrahydrofolate cyclo-ligase, with product MRAWALRTAHAISEQRRGESDLAAMQRLLSLKAFQEAKTVFCYVSVGDEVSTRDIIKTAIGLHKTVCVPRCLPDYAMEAVAINDIEELENGLYGIPTVKKEGNIIPTSMIDLTVLPCLCADAEGYRIGYGKGYYDRFLTDYKGFSVVLCRKELLVDQIPVESHDQKVDFVIAT